The region CCTCAACGGCAAGACCGCGACCGGAATCGAGGTGCCGCCCGGGGTGATCGAGTCGCTCGGCGGCGGGAAGCGGCCCGCGGTTGTGGTGGCCCTCAACGGCTACTCCTACCGCACGACGGTCGGCGTCATGGGCGGTCGCTCCCTGATCCCGGTCAGCGCCGAGCACCGGGCCGGTGCTGGAGTGTCCGCGGGGCAGGTGCTGCAGGTGTCGGTGTCGCTCGATGATGCGCCGCGGGAGGTGCCGGTGCC is a window of Actinomycetes bacterium DNA encoding:
- a CDS encoding YdeI/OmpD-associated family protein, whose translation is LNGKTATGIEVPPGVIESLGGGKRPAVVVALNGYSYRTTVGVMGGRSLIPVSAEHRAGAGVSAGQVLQVSVSLDDAPREVPVPADLAAALERSPGARSAFDALSNSGKKRHVLSVEGAKTQETRQRRLDKAIAELAAGARP